A part of Desulfomicrobium baculatum DSM 4028 genomic DNA contains:
- the dksA gene encoding RNA polymerase-binding protein DksA, with product MEAKDLEFFKEYLTQMIDDIQRQGEATIEEMSDHVEYYSDPADRASAESDRTFTLRLRDRDRKLIKKINEALDRIEDGTFGVCEDCDEEIGIPRLKARPMTTLCIECKSRREEEERLRGD from the coding sequence ATGGAAGCCAAAGACCTTGAGTTCTTCAAAGAATATTTGACTCAGATGATTGATGATATCCAGCGGCAGGGTGAGGCGACCATCGAAGAAATGTCGGATCACGTGGAATATTATTCCGATCCCGCCGACAGGGCATCCGCCGAATCCGATCGGACTTTCACTCTGCGCTTGCGCGATCGGGACCGCAAACTGATCAAGAAAATTAACGAGGCCCTGGACCGTATCGAAGACGGTACTTTCGGAGTCTGTGAAGATTGCGATGAAGAAATCGGAATTCCGCGCCTCAAAGCCCGTCCGATGACCACCTTGTGCATCGAATGCAAGAGTCGCAGGGAAGAAGAAGAGCGCTTGCGTGGCGACTAG
- a CDS encoding helix-turn-helix domain-containing protein, translating to MSPKKTSAHDLPGSPAANLERLGRNIRAARKLRALSMQDLAARTMTTRETIRRLENGHPGVSLGVLAHVLWVLQLDDQLGGMASLESDPVGRAMAVSRLPRRVTTEVSDDLDF from the coding sequence ATGTCACCCAAAAAAACGTCCGCACACGACCTGCCGGGGAGCCCCGCCGCCAATCTTGAGCGCCTGGGGCGCAACATTCGCGCCGCCCGGAAACTGCGGGCCTTAAGCATGCAGGATCTGGCCGCGCGCACCATGACCACGCGCGAGACCATCCGCCGCCTGGAAAACGGGCACCCTGGGGTTTCTCTCGGGGTGCTGGCCCATGTCCTGTGGGTCTTGCAGCTCGATGACCAGCTTGGCGGCATGGCGTCCCTGGAATCCGACCCCGTGGGCAGGGCCATGGCCGTGAGCAGGCTGCCGCGACGCGTCACAACGGAGGTGAGCGATGACCTCGACTTCTGA
- a CDS encoding glycosyltransferase family 9 protein — protein sequence MTDLATFKPKRILVCQLRQIGDVLLTTPSIRLLHERYPDAAIDVFTEKKCTPVLENNPHVRKIWALNKKELPNFWAELKFYARIARENYDLIVDFQQLPRCRFVTLMSRAQVRLSYPPPWYNRLLYTHWSKPVHGYSGSYRASILAPLGIAWQGQAPEIFLTADETAWATEYLAGFGLAPGQYITLDPTHRRSTRLWPARHYGAMIGQVHATRPDLRFLILYGPGEADMAREVLAHCPAPEACVFPDTVIGLRQMAAVQSLARLHIGNCSGPRHFAVAVNTPTLTILGATSSGWRFPSEQHQDIFEDLPCRPCNQNTCARKDHACLENLPAQRVADRVLEILSAQSTA from the coding sequence ATGACCGATCTTGCCACGTTCAAGCCCAAACGCATCCTTGTCTGCCAACTGCGCCAGATCGGGGACGTGCTGCTGACCACGCCGTCCATCCGCCTCCTGCATGAGCGCTACCCGGATGCGGCCATCGACGTCTTCACCGAAAAGAAATGCACCCCGGTGCTTGAAAACAATCCGCATGTGCGGAAAATCTGGGCGCTGAACAAAAAAGAGCTGCCCAACTTTTGGGCCGAACTGAAATTCTATGCCCGCATTGCCCGCGAAAACTACGATCTGATCGTGGATTTCCAGCAGCTGCCGCGCTGCCGCTTCGTGACCCTCATGAGCCGCGCCCAGGTTCGGCTGTCCTACCCGCCGCCCTGGTACAACCGTCTGCTCTACACCCACTGGTCCAAACCCGTGCATGGCTACTCCGGCAGCTACCGGGCCAGCATCCTGGCCCCGCTCGGCATCGCCTGGCAGGGCCAGGCCCCGGAAATCTTCCTGACCGCCGACGAAACGGCCTGGGCCACGGAGTATCTGGCCGGATTCGGGCTCGCCCCGGGGCAGTACATCACCCTGGACCCGACCCACCGCCGCTCCACCCGCCTCTGGCCGGCCCGTCATTACGGAGCCATGATCGGGCAGGTTCATGCCACGCGGCCCGATCTGCGTTTCCTCATCCTCTACGGGCCGGGCGAGGCGGACATGGCCCGCGAAGTGCTTGCGCATTGCCCCGCCCCCGAGGCCTGCGTCTTTCCGGACACGGTCATCGGCCTGCGCCAGATGGCGGCGGTGCAATCGCTGGCCCGACTGCATATCGGCAACTGTTCCGGCCCGCGTCATTTCGCCGTGGCCGTGAACACGCCCACGCTGACCATCCTGGGCGCGACAAGCTCCGGCTGGCGCTTTCCGTCCGAGCAGCACCAGGACATCTTCGAAGACCTGCCCTGTCGCCCCTGCAACCAGAACACCTGCGCGCGAAAAGATCACGCCTGCCTGGAGAATCTTCCTGCGCAGCGGGTCGCGGACCGGGTGCTGGAAATTTTAAGCGCCCAGTCCACCGCATAG
- a CDS encoding helicase HerA-like domain-containing protein: MSAADFLIGGAEGKGLYQLGSMGNRHGLVTGATGTGKTVTLQVLAESYARMGVPVFAADIKGDLSGIAVPGTPHPKIDERLAAMPAEGFSFQGCPVVFWDVFGQSGHPLRSTISEMGPLLLSSLLDVNETQSGILYACFRIADEQGLLLLDLKDLRAMLQFMAENAAELRATYGNISAASVGALQRQLLVLEEQGGDIFFGEPAVNLADLMHVDFSGNGVISILDASRLMARSPKIYATFLLWLLAELFEQLPEVGNPDKPVMVFFFDEAHLLFDNAPKALVDKIEQVVRLIRSKGVGIYFVTQSPTDVPDQILGQLGLKIQHALRAYTPKEQKAVRSVAESFRANPAFDTGEAIVSLGTGEALVSTLDEKGRPCMVERVLIRPPYSRIGPLTAQERVAITSRSPLKGRYDAALDRESAFEMLQVRARQSMLQAEEAREAETKAKAEQKEGGWFSGSGRRQGVGEALVKSAVRTIGTQLGREILRGVLGSIFGKKR; this comes from the coding sequence ATGAGCGCAGCGGATTTTTTGATTGGAGGAGCCGAAGGAAAAGGGTTGTATCAGCTTGGGAGCATGGGCAACCGTCACGGTCTGGTCACGGGGGCCACGGGCACGGGCAAGACCGTTACCTTGCAGGTGCTGGCGGAGAGCTATGCGCGGATGGGAGTTCCGGTCTTCGCGGCGGACATCAAGGGCGATCTTTCGGGTATCGCCGTTCCCGGCACGCCGCATCCCAAGATCGACGAACGTCTGGCCGCCATGCCTGCCGAAGGTTTTTCCTTTCAGGGCTGTCCCGTTGTGTTCTGGGACGTCTTCGGCCAAAGCGGGCACCCTCTGCGCAGCACGATCTCCGAAATGGGCCCCTTGCTTCTGTCCTCGCTCCTGGACGTGAACGAGACGCAAAGCGGAATTCTGTACGCCTGCTTCCGTATTGCCGACGAACAGGGCCTGCTGCTCCTCGACCTGAAGGATTTGCGGGCCATGCTGCAGTTCATGGCCGAGAACGCGGCCGAACTGCGCGCAACGTACGGTAACATCAGCGCCGCCAGCGTGGGGGCCTTGCAGCGTCAGCTTCTGGTGCTCGAAGAGCAGGGCGGGGACATTTTTTTTGGTGAACCAGCGGTGAACCTGGCCGATCTCATGCACGTCGATTTTTCGGGCAACGGCGTCATTTCCATTCTGGATGCTTCACGCCTCATGGCCCGCTCGCCGAAAATCTACGCCACCTTTCTGCTCTGGCTCCTGGCCGAGCTTTTCGAGCAGCTGCCCGAGGTCGGCAACCCGGATAAACCCGTCATGGTATTTTTCTTCGACGAGGCCCACCTGCTTTTCGATAACGCGCCCAAGGCCTTGGTGGACAAGATCGAGCAGGTGGTCCGTCTGATCCGTTCCAAGGGTGTGGGCATCTATTTCGTCACCCAGAGTCCGACCGATGTTCCGGATCAGATCCTGGGGCAGCTCGGGCTCAAGATCCAGCATGCTCTGCGCGCCTATACGCCGAAAGAGCAAAAAGCCGTGCGTTCCGTGGCCGAGAGCTTTCGGGCCAATCCCGCCTTCGACACCGGGGAGGCCATCGTCAGCCTGGGCACGGGCGAGGCCCTGGTCTCCACTCTGGACGAAAAGGGCCGGCCGTGCATGGTCGAGCGCGTTCTGATCCGGCCGCCCTATTCGCGCATTGGTCCGCTCACGGCGCAGGAGCGGGTCGCCATCACGTCGCGTTCTCCTTTAAAGGGGCGCTACGACGCGGCCCTGGACCGGGAATCGGCTTTCGAGATGCTGCAGGTCAGGGCGCGCCAGTCCATGCTCCAGGCCGAGGAGGCCAGGGAGGCCGAGACAAAGGCCAAGGCTGAGCAGAAGGAAGGGGGCTGGTTTTCCGGGTCGGGACGCAGACAGGGCGTGGGCGAGGCGTTGGTCAAAAGCGCGGTACGGACCATCGGGACCCAGCTCGGGCGCGAGATTCTTCGCGGCGTGCTGGGCTCGATTTTTGGGAAGAAGCGCTGA
- a CDS encoding glycosyltransferase family 4 protein: MRSIQVVNVRWFNATAWYGMYLSRLLLENGHDVLVLGLPDTLSARKGQEWGLPMQLLDLNTATPWGIAALYGKLKGLVREFKPDVVNCHRGESYLLWGLLKKELGSFRLVRTRGDQRLPKANLVNRWLHNEVSDAVITTNSPMTRHFQNVFKVPQGKLHQILGGVDTDAFHPDPAARDRIRAELGYGGNDFVVGLLGRFDRVKGQHELIRAVAKLHGQGITNIRLLLLGFDSATPEATVRGWIKEQGIESITAITGKRPDISACLNALDLGVVASLWSETIARAALEIMATGVPLIGTGVGVMPDLLEPEALFGAGDVDALAERIRQVMERPELADSLRREQHRRMSDLSGHDFLAKTLAVYEGVL, from the coding sequence ATGAGAAGCATCCAGGTCGTCAATGTCCGCTGGTTCAACGCCACAGCCTGGTACGGGATGTACCTGAGCCGCCTCCTGCTCGAGAACGGCCATGACGTGCTGGTCCTGGGACTGCCGGACACCCTCTCCGCCCGCAAGGGGCAGGAGTGGGGACTACCCATGCAGCTTCTCGACCTGAACACGGCCACGCCCTGGGGCATAGCCGCGCTGTACGGCAAACTCAAGGGGCTGGTGCGCGAATTCAAACCCGACGTGGTCAACTGCCACCGGGGCGAAAGCTACCTCTTGTGGGGCCTGCTCAAAAAGGAACTGGGAAGCTTCAGGCTGGTCCGCACCCGTGGCGACCAGCGCCTGCCCAAGGCGAACCTCGTCAACCGCTGGCTGCACAATGAGGTCAGCGACGCGGTCATCACCACCAATTCGCCCATGACCCGCCATTTCCAGAATGTCTTCAAGGTGCCGCAAGGCAAACTGCACCAGATCCTCGGCGGAGTGGACACGGACGCCTTCCACCCCGACCCGGCCGCCCGCGACCGCATCAGGGCGGAACTGGGCTACGGGGGCAATGACTTCGTGGTCGGCCTGCTGGGCCGCTTCGACCGGGTCAAGGGCCAGCACGAGCTGATCCGGGCCGTGGCCAAGCTGCATGGACAGGGCATAACGAACATCCGCCTGCTGCTGCTCGGTTTCGACTCGGCCACGCCGGAAGCGACGGTGCGCGGCTGGATCAAAGAGCAGGGCATCGAGTCCATCACCGCCATCACGGGCAAGCGCCCGGACATCTCCGCCTGCCTGAACGCCCTGGACCTGGGCGTGGTCGCCTCGCTGTGGTCCGAGACCATCGCCAGAGCGGCCCTTGAAATCATGGCCACCGGCGTGCCGCTGATCGGCACCGGCGTGGGCGTCATGCCCGACCTGCTGGAACCGGAGGCCCTGTTCGGGGCCGGAGACGTGGACGCCTTGGCCGAGCGCATCCGCCAGGTGATGGAGCGCCCGGAACTGGCCGACTCCCTGCGCCGGGAACAGCACAGGCGCATGAGCGATCTTTCCGGCCACGATTTTCTGGCCAAAACCCTGGCCGTTTACGAGGGCGTCCTGTGA
- a CDS encoding glycosyltransferase family 4 protein, producing the protein MKRVALMLPKLSRYGGAEQFGYRLAEYLATHCDREFEVTFICAKQDGPAPKGVKVIRVGRPIPGKLGKVLWFALAAEVARRRGKFDVSVGLGNTVFQDIARLSGGPTGLFWDYSIRAYAPGRERTVKSLARRLSPGKQLGRLVEGLCVRSTPVLVANSEFVRDLTVKAHPRLKPENIRLIYNKPDLTRFSPGDPAAKVELRERFGLPETADLIITAGTNFRLKGIHVLIRSLAQLPPSFHLAVAGGRGSRELLDLAESLGVQERVHFLGRVDDMPALYQAGDIFVLNTFYDACANAVLEALACGLPTISTSSNGSSVFLRPEAVINDPTDAQALAGRIRSLIHQGRTARKDYAPLSGLEPYADLIREFS; encoded by the coding sequence GTGAAGCGCGTGGCCCTCATGCTCCCCAAGCTCAGCCGCTACGGCGGGGCCGAGCAGTTCGGATACCGCCTGGCCGAATACCTGGCCACGCACTGCGACCGTGAATTCGAGGTGACCTTCATCTGCGCCAAACAGGACGGCCCCGCCCCCAAAGGCGTCAAGGTGATCCGGGTCGGGCGTCCCATTCCGGGCAAGCTCGGCAAGGTGCTCTGGTTCGCGCTGGCTGCGGAAGTCGCCCGGCGCAGGGGGAAATTCGACGTCAGCGTGGGACTTGGCAACACCGTCTTCCAGGACATCGCGCGGCTCTCCGGCGGGCCGACAGGCCTTTTCTGGGACTACTCCATCCGCGCCTACGCGCCGGGCCGGGAACGCACCGTGAAATCCCTGGCCAGACGTCTTTCCCCGGGCAAGCAGCTTGGCCGGCTCGTCGAAGGGCTCTGCGTGCGCAGCACCCCCGTGCTGGTCGCCAACTCCGAGTTCGTGCGCGACCTGACCGTCAAGGCCCACCCCCGGCTCAAGCCCGAAAACATCCGGCTCATCTACAACAAGCCGGATCTGACCCGATTTTCTCCGGGCGATCCAGCCGCCAAAGTGGAACTGCGCGAGCGCTTCGGCCTTCCGGAAACCGCTGACCTCATCATCACGGCGGGCACCAATTTTCGCCTGAAAGGCATTCATGTCCTGATCCGGAGCCTGGCCCAGCTGCCGCCGTCCTTCCATCTGGCCGTGGCCGGAGGGCGGGGCAGCCGGGAGCTGCTCGACCTGGCCGAGAGTCTCGGCGTCCAGGAGCGCGTCCATTTTCTGGGCCGGGTGGACGACATGCCCGCCCTGTATCAGGCCGGGGACATCTTCGTGCTGAACACCTTTTACGACGCCTGCGCCAACGCCGTGCTCGAAGCCCTGGCCTGCGGATTGCCGACAATTTCCACGTCCAGCAACGGCAGTTCCGTCTTCCTGCGCCCCGAGGCGGTCATAAACGACCCTACCGACGCACAGGCCCTGGCAGGCCGCATCCGCTCCCTGATCCACCAAGGCCGCACCGCGCGAAAGGATTATGCGCCCTTGAGCGGCCTGGAACCTTACGCCGACCTCATCCGGGAATTTTCATGA
- a CDS encoding molybdenum cofactor biosynthesis protein MoaE → MDISKKIAELKTIPGFRENVGMVLVHNGVVRAWSRKDKSKVGRVKIEVDQDKVEAIRAEFEARPGIFKVVAEAKSGEYVPGDDLLFLIVAGDIRENVKPALSELLDRIKSEAVSKQELA, encoded by the coding sequence ATGGATATCAGCAAAAAAATCGCGGAACTCAAAACCATCCCCGGTTTCAGGGAAAACGTGGGCATGGTCCTGGTGCATAACGGCGTGGTCCGGGCCTGGTCGCGCAAGGACAAGTCCAAGGTCGGACGGGTCAAGATCGAGGTCGATCAGGACAAGGTCGAGGCCATTCGCGCCGAATTCGAAGCCCGTCCCGGCATCTTCAAAGTCGTGGCCGAGGCCAAAAGCGGCGAATACGTGCCCGGCGACGACCTGCTGTTTTTGATCGTGGCCGGCGACATCCGCGAAAACGTAAAGCCTGCCTTGAGCGAACTGCTGGACCGCATCAAGTCCGAAGCGGTCAGCAAGCAGGAACTCGCCTGA
- a CDS encoding YcaO-like family protein: MIKIHSCPKGYVTDLDKTCTPEETVVKARDALAHSGKRILAQTRRIDTGRLGIPVYMSICGEDALDIMPTRKQMGKGASAPQAEASALMELVERFSYFSFWDNPENFQPLTWSQAREAFGDRLLPISYMIQSVADTVSEDDAARILDLLPWRFAPVTDIGAGQEFMAPLDWFKKLNEFNGSSAGNTLEESMLQGGCELVERHVCAVVDRTRQDTPSIDPASFSDPVLIELYEKFTTKGLKVWLKDFSLGLPVPTVAALVMDPATFPHKSEIVFTAGTASSPEKAAIRALTEIAQLGGDFETCSNYEASGLPKFIHPDQCAWLTRGEVVSIHSLPSNTDADIATELLNFCARLKDQSFAFFSVDTTVKELDIPANYNFVPGFLFRERTPMASLGLFVGRVLAEDVDPEEALAGLEVLQEIYPDAHYLPFFRGLVALRQGEIDQAASWFARAEPLQPEADDQGLAAFYQAYALSQQGQWAETIPHLDRAVQHCPEVKEYFNLRGVAYFKQQEYAGAAANFELALALDSGSAMDLANLGLCHKFMNNADKARELLGEALTLDPSLEFARTHLSEL; this comes from the coding sequence ATGATCAAAATACACTCCTGCCCCAAGGGCTACGTCACGGATCTGGACAAGACCTGCACCCCAGAGGAAACAGTGGTCAAAGCGCGAGACGCCCTGGCGCACTCGGGCAAGCGCATCCTGGCCCAAACCCGGCGCATCGACACCGGACGACTTGGCATCCCGGTCTACATGTCCATCTGCGGCGAGGACGCCCTGGACATCATGCCCACCCGCAAACAGATGGGCAAAGGCGCTTCCGCCCCCCAGGCCGAAGCCTCGGCGCTGATGGAACTGGTGGAGCGCTTCAGCTATTTCTCCTTCTGGGACAACCCCGAAAACTTTCAGCCCCTGACCTGGTCACAGGCGCGGGAAGCGTTTGGCGACAGGCTGCTGCCCATTTCCTACATGATCCAGTCCGTGGCGGACACGGTCAGCGAAGATGACGCGGCGCGCATCCTTGACCTCTTGCCCTGGCGCTTCGCGCCGGTCACGGACATCGGCGCCGGACAGGAGTTCATGGCTCCGCTGGACTGGTTCAAGAAGCTCAACGAATTCAATGGTTCGTCCGCCGGAAATACCCTGGAGGAATCCATGCTGCAAGGCGGCTGCGAGCTGGTCGAGCGCCATGTCTGCGCCGTCGTCGACCGTACCCGGCAGGACACGCCCAGCATCGATCCCGCCTCCTTCAGCGATCCGGTGCTGATCGAACTGTACGAAAAATTCACGACCAAGGGACTTAAAGTCTGGCTCAAGGATTTTAGCCTCGGCCTGCCCGTGCCCACGGTGGCGGCCCTGGTCATGGACCCGGCCACTTTTCCGCACAAGAGCGAGATCGTGTTCACGGCGGGCACGGCTTCCTCTCCCGAAAAGGCGGCCATCCGCGCCCTGACCGAAATCGCCCAGCTCGGCGGGGATTTCGAGACGTGCAGCAATTACGAGGCCTCCGGCCTGCCCAAATTCATCCACCCTGACCAATGCGCATGGCTGACTCGCGGGGAGGTGGTCTCCATCCACTCCCTGCCGTCCAACACGGACGCGGACATCGCCACGGAACTTTTGAATTTTTGCGCGCGGCTCAAAGACCAGAGCTTTGCCTTTTTCTCCGTAGACACCACAGTCAAAGAACTGGACATCCCCGCCAACTACAATTTCGTCCCCGGATTTCTCTTCCGGGAACGCACGCCTATGGCGTCCCTGGGTCTTTTCGTCGGCCGCGTGCTGGCGGAGGACGTGGACCCGGAAGAGGCCCTGGCGGGGCTTGAGGTGCTGCAGGAGATCTACCCCGATGCCCATTACCTCCCGTTCTTCCGGGGTCTTGTGGCCTTGCGCCAGGGCGAGATCGATCAGGCCGCGTCCTGGTTCGCCCGGGCCGAACCCCTGCAGCCCGAAGCCGACGACCAGGGTCTGGCCGCCTTTTACCAGGCCTACGCCCTGTCCCAGCAGGGCCAGTGGGCCGAAACCATCCCTCACCTGGACCGCGCCGTTCAGCACTGCCCCGAGGTCAAGGAGTACTTCAACCTGCGCGGGGTGGCCTATTTCAAGCAGCAAGAGTATGCTGGCGCAGCGGCCAACTTCGAACTGGCCCTTGCTCTGGACAGCGGATCGGCCATGGATCTGGCCAATCTGGGTTTATGTCATAAATTCATGAACAATGCGGACAAGGCGCGGGAACTTCTCGGCGAGGCGCTGACTCTCGATCCGAGCCTGGAATTCGCCCGCACCCATCTCAGTGAACTGTAG
- a CDS encoding glucan biosynthesis protein has protein sequence MKRQTLFTLIVPIILGAFLAASVSAMAATDAPTPTGGTAFDYAWLKGRARALAASPHVSHEGELPKALQNLTWDNYMQLSFDSEHALWQDEKSLFRAELFHLGLYFRTPITIYELQDGKVKEIDYTPDLFKYGNSGIKGKDLPKDLGFAGFRFRYHTDWARDLVAFLGASYFRAVGGEMQYGLSARGLAVDTALPRPEEFPLFTHFWLEKPRPGSDTATVYALLDSPSVTGAYRFDIRPGQTLSMKVDAALYPRKPIERLGVAPLTSMFLNGENDRRMGYDWRAEIHDSDGLAIHNGNGEWIWRPLENPPFLRFNAFMDQNPRGFGLFQRDQNFDHYQDDGVFYDKRPSVWVEPVGDWGAGSVQLVEISHVDETFDNIVAFWNPAAPVEAGQEMLFSYNLYWGTNPPAPGNLARVVDTFTGLGGVVGKKREYYSKRFAVDFAGGDLAMIAKDAKITPVLSTSAGRIEITSVRPQHAINGFRCMFDVVPPDETQNPIDLRLHLEADGRRISETWVYQMTPPAMTDRTLYNP, from the coding sequence ATGAAGCGTCAAACCCTGTTCACGCTGATCGTCCCGATCATTCTTGGCGCCTTCCTGGCCGCATCCGTGTCCGCCATGGCGGCCACGGATGCGCCAACGCCCACCGGCGGAACGGCCTTCGACTACGCCTGGCTCAAGGGCCGCGCCCGGGCCCTGGCCGCATCGCCCCATGTCAGCCATGAAGGCGAACTGCCAAAGGCATTGCAGAACCTGACCTGGGACAACTACATGCAGCTCTCCTTCGACTCGGAACATGCCTTGTGGCAGGATGAAAAGTCCCTGTTCCGAGCCGAGCTCTTCCATCTGGGGCTGTATTTCAGGACTCCCATCACCATTTACGAACTGCAGGACGGAAAGGTCAAAGAGATCGACTACACGCCTGACCTCTTCAAATACGGAAACTCCGGAATAAAAGGCAAGGATCTGCCCAAGGACCTCGGCTTCGCCGGATTCCGCTTCCGCTACCACACCGACTGGGCCCGTGATCTGGTGGCCTTTTTGGGCGCGAGCTACTTTCGCGCCGTGGGCGGAGAAATGCAGTACGGGCTTTCCGCCCGCGGACTGGCCGTGGACACGGCCCTGCCGCGCCCCGAAGAGTTCCCCCTCTTCACGCATTTCTGGCTGGAAAAACCCCGTCCCGGGAGCGACACCGCCACGGTCTACGCCCTGCTCGATTCGCCCAGCGTGACCGGGGCCTACCGCTTCGACATCCGCCCGGGGCAGACCCTGAGCATGAAGGTGGACGCGGCCCTCTACCCGCGCAAACCCATCGAACGCCTGGGCGTCGCGCCCCTGACCAGCATGTTTCTGAACGGCGAGAACGACCGCCGCATGGGCTACGACTGGCGGGCGGAAATCCACGACTCCGATGGGCTGGCCATCCACAACGGCAACGGCGAATGGATCTGGCGGCCGCTGGAAAACCCGCCGTTCCTGCGCTTCAACGCCTTCATGGACCAGAACCCGCGCGGTTTCGGCCTGTTCCAACGCGACCAGAACTTCGACCACTACCAGGACGACGGCGTGTTCTACGACAAACGCCCCAGCGTCTGGGTGGAACCCGTGGGCGACTGGGGCGCGGGCTCGGTGCAGCTGGTCGAGATTTCCCATGTCGACGAGACCTTCGACAACATCGTGGCCTTCTGGAACCCCGCCGCTCCGGTGGAAGCCGGGCAGGAAATGCTTTTCAGCTACAATCTGTACTGGGGCACCAATCCGCCCGCGCCCGGCAACCTGGCCCGAGTGGTCGACACCTTCACGGGCCTTGGCGGCGTGGTCGGCAAAAAGCGCGAATACTACAGCAAGCGCTTCGCCGTGGACTTCGCCGGCGGCGACCTGGCCATGATCGCCAAGGACGCGAAAATCACCCCGGTCCTGAGCACCTCGGCCGGACGCATCGAAATCACCTCGGTGCGGCCACAGCACGCCATAAACGGCTTCCGCTGCATGTTCGACGTGGTCCCGCCCGACGAAACCCAGAACCCCATCGACCTGCGTCTGCACCTTGAAGCCGACGGCCGCCGCATCAGCGAAACTTGGGTCTACCAGATGACGCCCCCGGCCATGACGGACCGTACGCTCTACAATCCCTGA
- a CDS encoding glycosyltransferase family 2 protein: MTCVSVIIPTHNRADVLGRAIASVLGQTWADFELIVVDDGSTDATPRVLAEFDDPRLTGMHQENKGVSSARNRGIAASRGRLIALLDSDDHWMPDKLEKQVRFMAESGFAICQTDEIWIRNCVRVNPRFKHAKPAGWFLDRSLDLCLISPSCVMFTRSLWDELGPFDESLPACEDYSLWLRVGARYPVGLVPESLVVKTGGHADQLSRRIIGLDLYRVYAMIDLLRSMALDGEQRAMVAAALRERVRLYAQGCIKHGKDEEAVRVRELAAGALRGL, from the coding sequence ATGACATGCGTTTCCGTGATTATTCCCACCCACAACCGGGCGGACGTTCTGGGCCGGGCCATTGCCTCCGTGCTGGGGCAGACCTGGGCCGATTTTGAGCTTATCGTCGTCGATGACGGCTCCACCGATGCTACGCCTCGGGTGCTGGCCGAATTCGACGATCCCCGGCTTACGGGAATGCACCAGGAAAATAAAGGGGTAAGCTCCGCCCGTAACCGGGGCATCGCGGCCAGCAGGGGTCGGCTCATCGCGCTCCTGGATTCCGATGATCACTGGATGCCGGACAAGCTCGAAAAACAGGTCCGTTTCATGGCCGAGAGCGGCTTTGCGATCTGCCAGACGGATGAAATCTGGATCAGGAACTGTGTTCGGGTCAACCCCCGCTTCAAGCACGCCAAGCCCGCCGGGTGGTTTCTGGACCGCTCCCTGGACTTGTGCCTGATCAGTCCGTCCTGCGTCATGTTCACCCGCTCCCTGTGGGACGAACTGGGGCCTTTCGACGAGAGCCTGCCCGCCTGCGAGGACTACAGCCTGTGGCTGCGGGTCGGCGCGCGCTATCCCGTGGGCCTGGTGCCCGAGTCTCTGGTCGTCAAGACCGGCGGCCACGCGGATCAGCTTTCGCGTCGCATCATCGGCCTTGATCTGTACCGTGTCTACGCCATGATCGACCTCTTGCGGAGCATGGCGCTTGATGGCGAGCAGCGGGCGATGGTCGCGGCGGCCCTGCGGGAAAGGGTGCGGCTCTATGCCCAGGGCTGCATCAAGCACGGCAAGGACGAGGAGGCGGTGCGGGTGCGGGAGTTGGCAGCGGGGGCTTTGCGCGGCCTTTGA